From Candidatus Poribacteria bacterium:
ATCATAGCGGCAAGCTCGATCAGAAGGAGGTATTTGGAAATTGCAAGTCGCCGATGAGCTGAGAAGGATCCTGAGAAGGATCGACGGCAGAGGCTATAAAGCATACAAGGATATAGAGGGCTCATATGGATTCGGGGACTACACCCTCATCGTCGATCACGTCCAGGGCGATCCTTTCGCCTCCCCCAGCCGCGTGCGCGTGCGTCTCCCCCAGAGGATCGCCGGGTTTCCAAAGGATACATACCGCACTAAAAGCCGGGAGATAGCGTTGTGTGATTTCCTCACCAGGAAGTTCCTGGACGCCTCAAGACGGTTCTGTAAGGGCAACAGGGGCACAGGCAAAAGCGGCTTGATCTCAATAGATCGCCCCGGACAGGAGATACTGGAGAGAACATCCATGTTCGTCAACGATGAATACGTGGAGGCCAGATTCGTGATGGGCTTGCCGGCCTTCGGCAGACGGATAGCCGGTGGACATGCTGAGGAGATGTTCTTTCAGGAGCTGCCCCGAATCGTGCGAAGCTCACTTCTCTTTAAGAATCTCGATCGAGGGGAACTCTATCGACATATAGAGGCGGCGGAGGATGCCGATTTTCTAAGGGGAAAGCTCGATGAGCTGGGGCTTGTCGCCTTCGTGGCTGACGAGGCGATCCTTCCACGGGCAAGCGGAATAGATCCACGTCCGTTGACCAGAGGGCGGGTGATCCCCTTCAAATCGCCGGAATCCCTGAGGGTGAGGGTCGATCTGCCCAACCGCGGGCCGGTCACCGGCATGGGGATCCCTAAGGGGATCACGCTTATAGTCGGCGGAGGATATCACGGCAAATCCACGCTTTTAAGGGCGCTGGAACTCGGCGTTTACAACCATATCCCGGGCGACGGCAGGGAACTGGTTGTGACCGATCCTCGTGCCATCAAGATAAGGGCGGAGGATGGCCGCAGGATCGAGAAGGTGGATATCTCGCCCTTTATAAACAACCTCCCCTTCGGACAGGACACCACGGCCTTTTCGACCGAAGACGCCAGCGGCAGCACCTCCCAAGCGGCCAACATCATCGAGGCGCTGGAGGTCGGCGCGCGGCTCCTGCTCATAGATGAGGACACCTCGGCCACAAACTTCATGATAAGGGACCACAGGATGCAAGAGCTGGTCTCCAAAGACAAGGAGCCGATCACACCCTTTATAGACAAGGTTAGACAGCTTTATACCGATATGGGCGTCTCGACCATACTCGTGATAGGAGGGTCCGGAGATTACTTCGACGTCGCCGATCATGTGATCTGTATGATCGAATATGTGCCCCATGATCTGACCAAACAGGCCAAGGCCATAGCTGAAAAATACAAGGCCGAGCGTAAGCCGGAGGGAGGGGAACATTTCGGTGAGATAACACATCGTATCCCGCTCTCGCATAGCTTCGATCCCAGCAAGGGCAGAAGGGAGGTCAAGATCTCGTCTAAGGGGCTCCATTCGATCGCCTTCGGAACTCACAACATAGACCTGGGAGCGGTGGAGCAACTTGTGGATATAAGTCAGACGAGGGCGATAGGGGACGCGATATACTACGCCACCAGATATATGGACGGCCGTAGAACGCTGAGGGAGATAGTCGAATCCGTGCTGAGGGATATCAGGACGAGGGGATTGGACGTGCTCAGTCCTAGGCCGGTTGGAGATTACGCCATCTTCAGGGGGTTGGAGCTGGCAGCGGCCATCAACCGGCTCAGAACGTTATCGGTGCGACAGAAAAAGGTCATTTATAGTCATTAAGTCATTTCGCTACGCTGTCATTTAAAATCGCTCATATTATCGCTAAGTGTAGCGGAGATCCGAGAGGTCAGAAATGCTTATTTCTCAGAGTTGGAAGGAGACAGGAAACAGGAAGCAGGAGGCAGGTCTTCCCACGCTTATGAGCTTGCTCATGCCGGTCGCAATACGTCCTACGCAATACGTCTCTTTCCTCTCCTTGTCCCCTTGTCTCCCCTGTTTCCTGCCTCCTGTCTCCTATCGGTGATACCGCTACACTCAAAGGAAATTTGAGCGTTTAAAATAAATGACCTCTTCTGAGGGGAGAGCGGGCGTTACCGCAGTTACCGTAGGGAGTATGTGACGCATTCGAGAGGCTCAAGCGAATCGGAGAAAACCCCGTTCTCAACCTCACCTCTCGTTTTACCCTCCAGATCTCGCACTTCCCTGCCGGTAAACCCATCGGGCAATTTTATCCGGAGCTCAGATCGGCTCTCCCCGGCGTTGGCGGCCATGACGAAAAGGGAGCCGTTATATCTCATCGCCTTGAGATGGAGGTCGCCGGACGATTCGAATTCCAACTCTACAGGTTCCCCGAAGAGGATCAGAGGGGTGATACGATTAAGCTCCCCGGCGAGCCTCCTCAGGTTCCCGAACCTGCTCCGAAACAGCTCCTCCGAAGCCTTCAAGCCGGCTTTCCTATCGATCGTGAAGAGATCGTAGTATGAGTAGTAGAGCACCCCCTTAGCCCCGTGGATCAGGGCGAGATAGGTCATGCATCTCTCCTCCTCGTATGTCGGGTCACGGTCCTCCCTACGGCCCGAATAAACCCGCCAACTGAAGACCTGAAGTATCGCCCAGATCGGCTTTATCCCCCGCATCGCTTCACGCGCTTTATCGATCCACTCGGCGACCATGCTCACCGGATGTCGGGGTATCGGATAGGGATCGGGGCCGATGACATCTAAGGTCTCGAAGTATTCCTCGAACTCAGCCGGTCTGCAAAGGGCCTGATAGGTTGGGTGGTTGGGATCGAGCGATCTGACCAGATCGTATCTCTCCTTGAGCTTCGGAATCCATTCAAGTCCGAGCTCGTCGTTCGTATACCAGGCCAGAAGCGCCGGATGGCCCTTTAACATCCGAACGTATCTCTCGACCAGCTCATCCCCTTTCTCATCGAAGAAATCCTTGACGCTGTAGATCACCTTAAGTCCGAACCTGTGTGCCCTGTCCATGTATCCGAGGGGGTCCGAGCCGGAGCCATATCCATAGCACAGGATCGCGTTAAATCCAGCGTCAGCAAGCCTTCTCAGGTGTTCCTCCTCCGTGGGACCGAGGTAAACGCCTATCGGAAAGAAGGGTTTCCCCTCGACGATCAACCTGCCCCGACCATCGATATAGGTTGTCCGCTCGAACCATTCGGCCGACCGCGCATGTAGGGGGATGGAATCGTAGCCGATCTGCTCCCCCTCCTCGTCCAGAAGTATCAGGGTTAACCTGTGTCCTCCCTCCTTCAGGGCCGGCAAGTGAAGCTTCAGCCTCTCGGTACCCCTTTCGACCTCAGCCGATCCGATCACCTCTCTGTCGAGTCTGATTTCGAGGGAGCCCTTTGATCCCACTTCGAGCTCAAGCTCGATATCTTGAGGTTCACCCGCTTTGATTATCCCCCTGTAGGGAGGATCGATGAGCATGGCTTTCAGATTCGGCTCTATCATCTCTCTCACCTGCACGTCGTCGAACCATACCACGCCCGTCGTTCCTCTCCTCATATAGAGCACGAGCTGAGCGGATGCGACCCTTTTGCCGTTGACCTCCACGGGCAGCTTGAAGATCGTTCCCACCGGTTTCCACTTCTCACTCGTTCCGGAAAGGCATTTGGGGTAAACCCCTCCGAGCCAATTTCCCTCTTCATCTTTCCACTCCACACATATACCCGCCCCTTCCCCCTGAACGTCCAGGGTTTTGACCCAGGCAACGGAGGCATATCTCCTGCCTGGGATGAGCTTGAGCGGCTGAACCACCAGCTTATAATTCGTAGGGTCTTTATTTTCGAACCTGAGGCTCCTCCTGCCCGTCCGTCTTTCACCCTCATCCGGACGGCACATCCCTTCGGGAACGCTCCACCCGATCAATCTTCCGTCCTCCAAGAGCTCGAAGGACGGGTTTAATACGAGGTTAAGCCCGCCTTCCATATCCACGTCATCTATCCACGTATCCATAGGACATCCCCCTTTCATTACGGCCTAAGAACGTCCGCCGTCGGCCGTCCGTCGACCGTTGTTACCGAAATATGAGCGTTTTCGCTTGAATAATTCCCCATCCATATACAGATGGCTGACATATCCGATGAAGGAGGCTACGGAGAAGGGGAGACCCGTAAGTATGAGTGTTCCTCGGATGAGGCTGGGGATAAGTATGAAAAGCGTCGGGATCAGGAACATGGCTATCCGGGAGTGCGTCCATCCTCTGTGTCCCCCCAAAAGCGGCGTGATGGCAAAAAAGCCCAGCATGGCGGCGGGTTCGAACTTCCTCCTCAGCATCAGAGCGCCCTCCACCAGGAAGAGCAGCCTGTAAAACAGGATCTGAGCCCTGCTCTTGGTGTCAACATCCGGAAAGATGGAGCTGAGGAAGGCGATGAAGAAACAGCCGAGCAGCAAGGCGAAATCCGTCGTGATGATCGGATACGGAAGTTGGTAGCTGAATTTGAGCTTCAGGATGACCTTCGCCGCAAAAGTTACCAGATAAAAGGCTCCGTAAGCGGTCACTCCGGCCGTGGCGTGGTTCCTGTAGAGGCTCACATCAACCTCCGGGCGGTGCTGAGCGCCAGAATGGGGAACACAAGGGCGTAGATCGTGTCCTCATACCCCCCTATAACCTCCCAATATATCCCTACGGGAGATGGATCCCAGCCGCCGTCAGGGCGCTGTCTCTCAAGCAGGAATCTGATCCCTCTTTCGGCTTCCTCGCCTATCTTCCCCTCAGCCAGCATGATAGCGTAGACGGACCACGCCGTTTGCTCGGCCGTGCTTGGGGCTCTCCTGCCGAACATGTCCTCTCCCCAACCGCCGTCAAGGTTCTGCTGCGATTTGAGCCATCTCAAGCCCCGCCTGATCGCCTCCGAATCTCCTCTGTCGGCTTTAGCCAAAATCGCTATGGCCGAAGCCGTGCCGTATGTGTTTCTGGCCAGCCAGAGATCATCCCAATATCCCTGGGAGGTGATCCTCCTTTCGAGCCATCTGATCGCCCTTGAAAGCTCCCTTTCCATCTCGCCCGACTCCTTAAGCGCCTCAGCGGCATGAGCTGTGATGCTGACGCATCCCACGTCGCCGGAGCCCGGGACGTATGTGCTCCAGTATCCCTCCTCGGTCTGATTGGCTAAAAGCCACGCGAGACCACTCTCCGCCGCCGGATCATCCCCGTGGCCTGCTCTCATCAGGGCTAGGGTTGCCAACGCCGTATCGTCCGCGTCCGAAGGCAATCCCTCCCATCTCACACCCGAAAAGGGCCAGCCGCCGTCCTCGTTTTGAACCTCGATTAACCACCGACATCCCTTCTGAATCGACGGATCCTCCTTCGTCACCCCGGCCTCAAGCATGGCGTAGAGGCTCAAAGCGGTATCCCACACGTTCAAATTGACGGCCTCCCTGAACCCTCCGTCGTTGTTCCGCGTCCCTTCAAGCCAGACGATCGACTCCTCTATTAGATGATCCAAACCCGGAAATCCCTTATCCCGACATCGGATCAGCGCCATCGTTGAGAGCGATGAGATGAAGTTCACCCTGAACCAGCTTCCATCGGGTAACCTTCTGGCGAGCAGCCATTCGAGAAGCATCCGCGCCAGATCGCTCCTGCCTCTCCTTTCAAGCTCGATCATCAGCAATATCGGCACGAGCGTATGCTGCTCAGCTATGAAGAGATCCTCGAAGATCGGCGTCAGAAATAGCTCTGGAGGGGGTGAAAGGGTCGGAGGAGGACTTACCTTCGATCTGAGAAATCTAGGAAGGCGGCTCAGAAGCCTGATCGCAAGGCTCACACCCCGACCTGGTATCACCTCATCCCAGCTCGTCTCATCGAGAAGCGCCGTCAGAAGCCTGACGTGGAAGATGGAGGGTTTAACGGGGGGAGATCTTCTGAGAGCGGCTTCCACATCGGGGATCAACCTTCTGCCGGAGACGCTTTTCAAGAGGGCTCTAACCAGAGCCGTCGCCTGAGGATCTGAAATCCCGGATGTGTCGAGCCCCCACATGCCGTCCCGGTTCTGATTCTCCAGGAGCCATCCGATCACCCCTTCATCCACCGTCTCGCCCAGCAGCCTCTCTATGACGGCGAAGGAGCAGGTA
This genomic window contains:
- a CDS encoding ABC-ATPase domain-containing protein — protein: MQVADELRRILRRIDGRGYKAYKDIEGSYGFGDYTLIVDHVQGDPFASPSRVRVRLPQRIAGFPKDTYRTKSREIALCDFLTRKFLDASRRFCKGNRGTGKSGLISIDRPGQEILERTSMFVNDEYVEARFVMGLPAFGRRIAGGHAEEMFFQELPRIVRSSLLFKNLDRGELYRHIEAAEDADFLRGKLDELGLVAFVADEAILPRASGIDPRPLTRGRVIPFKSPESLRVRVDLPNRGPVTGMGIPKGITLIVGGGYHGKSTLLRALELGVYNHIPGDGRELVVTDPRAIKIRAEDGRRIEKVDISPFINNLPFGQDTTAFSTEDASGSTSQAANIIEALEVGARLLLIDEDTSATNFMIRDHRMQELVSKDKEPITPFIDKVRQLYTDMGVSTILVIGGSGDYFDVADHVICMIEYVPHDLTKQAKAIAEKYKAERKPEGGEHFGEITHRIPLSHSFDPSKGRREVKISSKGLHSIAFGTHNIDLGAVEQLVDISQTRAIGDAIYYATRYMDGRRTLREIVESVLRDIRTRGLDVLSPRPVGDYAIFRGLELAAAINRLRTLSVRQKKVIYSH
- a CDS encoding metal-dependent hydrolase, with the protein product MSLYRNHATAGVTAYGAFYLVTFAAKVILKLKFSYQLPYPIITTDFALLLGCFFIAFLSSIFPDVDTKSRAQILFYRLLFLVEGALMLRRKFEPAAMLGFFAITPLLGGHRGWTHSRIAMFLIPTLFILIPSLIRGTLILTGLPFSVASFIGYVSHLYMDGELFKRKRSYFGNNGRRTADGGRS